The candidate division TA06 bacterium DNA segment AGCATTAAAGGTAATCACGGAAGACGAGTGGATAGAGATTAAGAACCAGTTTGATGAAATCGGGTATTGCAGCTTCACACCAGAATGTACGACAGTTGCTGTTGAGAAAGAGAGAACAAGCGAACCCGATGCCGCGTCCAAAGGACAAATTGCATTTGAAACAGGAAGCTTTTCCAAGGAAGAGCTTGAAGTACTCCTCAACACTCTACCTGTAGATATCACCTTTGTTGATAGAGAAGATACAGTCCGATACTTCAGCCAATCGAAAGAACGAATCTTCCCGAGGACAAAGGCGGTCATTGGCCGTAAGGTTCAGCAGTGCCATCCTCAAGAAAGCATCCATGTTGTTAGCAAGATACTTGAGGACTTCAGAAATGGTCGTAGCGATGTAGCAGAGTTCTGGATTCAGCTAAAGGAACGACTCATCTACATCCGCTACTTTCCAGTCCGTGACAAGAACGGCGAGTATCTCGGCACTTTAGAAGTAACCCAGGACATTACAGATATAAAGAAAATAGAAGGAGAGAAAAGACTCCTATAAAGAGTTGCAGAAAGAAGAGCAGTACAGGCCCGACAGGTAGGCGTTAATTATTCAACTCATTCTGGACTGCAATTCGGAGCAATGCTACATAAACCTTTCGAATCTCTCCTTTTTTGCTTTGCACACCGGGCAAACCTCAGGAGGCTCTTCTCTTGCGCACAGATAGCCGCAGACCTTGCACCTCCATACAGGCAGAGGCAACGATGATACACTCTTGCGTGGGTGCTCAGACTTTGCCTTTTTCCTCTCCTTTGCTGGCCGCCGCCTTTCAGGTATCGACCCTGTCAGTTCCTTTTCACCTTTCTCCACGGCTTCCGACACATAAAGCGCGCAGTAGCACATGCCATGTTCGCTTAAGTCCGTATCCCTGTAATCACAGGGACATATGATATCCAGATCCTCTTCTTTGCGACCACAGGCAAGCCTGCACGGGCATCCCCAGTACCCATATCTTTTTTCATTAGTCAGGATTCCTCGAATCAGATCCTTGGCGAACTCAACATCAGGATTCAAGTGATATCCGCCTTCTTCTGCTTCCTTGTTCAGACGCTCATACAGTCGATCAACTTCCTCAGCGCTGATATCGGTGCTACTCATAGCCCACCGCCTTCTTGATCTTCTCTTCATTGAACCCCACTATGCACTTTTCGTTATTGACCACCACCGTGGGAAATGAGCATTTTGGATTCCATCGCTCGATCTCCTTCATGACCTCATCCTCTTCTTTGTCCTCTAGAAGATCTACATCCACATAGCTATACTCTATGCCCATCTTGTCGAGTAGCCGTTTGGTCTTCCTGCACCACCCACACGTACTCAGAGCGTAAAGAACGACTTTGCCCATCTTATTGCCCTTGGCATGTGTCATCCGCATGTCTTATTCCTCCTTGTACATGTTTATGAAGGCGAATTTCTCAAACGGCAACCGCTCCGGCCTCTTCCCTTCAGCTTCAACCTGCTTTTCTGACAGCACATCACGAATTTCATCTGAGCGCTTACCTACTATGAGAAGAGCAATAAGCCTCATGTCTTCCGGGATCCGCAGAATCTCCTTAGCCTTCTTTTGACTGTACCCTGCAATTGGATGGGCGACAAGACCAAGTTCTGTGGCTCTTAATATGACGAAGGCCGTCGCCATGCCTGTGTCAAAAAGGTAATAATGCCTATCCTTTATGTTGCAGTCAAGATCTTCTCTGCTGAACACAGCGATGATCATGGACCCATAATGCGCCCATTCATTCCCCTTTGATAAGGCCTCTCGCATCTTTTTCAACATCTCTTTGTCATAAACAAAAATGAGCCGCCACGGCTGGTTGTTGAAGCATGACGCGGACAGGCTGGCACACTCAGCCAGGTCTCTCACAAGTTCCTCAGTTATTTTCGTCTCTTCAAGAGATCGATATGCTCTTCTTTTGCTTATTGCCTCTTTCACGTCCATGGTCACCACCTTCTTTTTGGTTTACCTTACATCACGTCCTGTTCATGCTCTTCAGGAAGTCGACTATTTCATGTATGTCGGGCAGGACCCTTATCTCATAGACCTTGAAGAATACAACTTTCTGGGTCTCGTCAATTATTATGTTCGCTCTCTCAGAAAAGCCCTCTTTTTCTCTGAATATGCTGTATAGTCCTGCGACCTCCCCGTGCGGCCAGAAATCACAGAGAAGACGCGTGTTCTTTATGCCAAGGGTTTCGGCCCATGCTCGCAAAAAAACGGGCTGCGACCGATCCCGTCTTCTTAATACCTTCACCCGCCCTGCCTCCCACCAGAAATGTGAATACATCATTTGCCAGGCAGGGACCTCCCCGGTTACAGCCTGTTAACTATCACCTTCAGTTTTTCCCTTACCTCCCTCGCCACCTCGCGCAGCTTCTGGTTGTCAACAGCTTGCATGGATGCGACAGGATCCACTGCCGATACTTCCACAGCTCCCTCACCCCTCTCTTGCACGATAACATTGCAGGGCAGCATCAGACCTATCTTGTCCTCTAGTTGCAGAGCCTTGTAGGCAAAGGGAGGATTACATGCTCCCAGAATGATGTACTTCCTAAAATCCGCGTTCAGCTTTTTCTTGAGCGTTTCTTTCACGTCTATTTGGGTCAGAATGCCGAACCCTTCTTTCTTCAGCTCCTCGGTCACCCGGGCAACAACTTCCTCAAAAGAGAGGTTCAGCTTCTTACTGAAGTGGTAACTCATGGAGGCCTCCTTCTTATCGGATTTGCTGCTTGGGTGGCTAGACGAATAGTGACCACCGCATACCTCTCAGTATACTGATTTCTCCAATTGTAGCAACGGGAAAGGCCGAATATTTCTGGACTAGGTGCCAATCTAAGGTTACCGGTGTCCACGGCGAGCTCACTCTGCCACATGACGCTACGATGTAAGGCCCGAACCGAATTTGCTGGGAAGAATGGACGCACAGAATCAGCAGGTCGAATCGCCGCTTCTGAGCCGTTCTCATGCGAATTCTAATCCTGCGGCGAGAACTGGCCCTTTCCGGCCCCGCAGACCGGACAGACCCAATCGTCCGGGAGATCTTCAAACGCTGTGCCCGCAGCCACTCCGTGTTCAGGGTCTCCCTGAGCCGGGTCGTAAACATAGCCACACACATCACAGACAAACTTCTTCATACCTGTACCCGCTCCTTCAGGTTTCTCTTCCTTTTCCTCAACCCCGCCTCTGTATGTGGGTGCATTCTTAGGAGCCTTGCCCTTCTTTATTTGGTGATAGTCGGCATAGGTGAGTGGAGTACCCCCTTGCAGTACTCGAGCGCTCACCACTTCCCCTAGGAATATCGTGTGCGAGCCTGCATCAAGCTGACCAATCATCCTCGCTTCTATCATAGAAAGCGCATTGTCCATGACACAGGGACACCCTGTGGTCCCCTTTTCGTATCCAACCTGGGAGAGCTTGTCAACATCCCTGCCTGATCTGAAACCAAAGAGTCCGATGAATTCCATTGGTGTTGACACGTCGAGCACGGAAATGCTGAAGACACCACTATTTGAAATGTATTCGTGCGTGAGGTTGTTTTTGGAGATGCTGACTGCTAGTCGTGGAGGCTCTGCAGTGACCTGAAACACAGCGTTGGCGATTTGACCATTCAGCTTTTCATCCGAGTGGGAGCAGACCACATAAAGGCCGTAGCTCAGGTCGAACAACGCCTTGAGATCTATTTCACTATTCACTGCCAGCCAATCTCCTGAGCTTCTCTGCGACTTGTAGTCCGAACGAATAGCAGTCTGCGAGGGCGTGGCCATCAGGCACATATTTCACTTTGAGACCATCACCTATCAGTTCCACTTTCATTGCAGTGAGGATCTCCTTCACCTGTGCAACAGCTTCTCCACTCCAGCCGTATGAACCGAAGGCAGACCCTATCATGTTCTTCGGCTTCAAACCCCTTAAGTATGCCAGCAGGTCTGCAACTGTCGGGAACATGTTGTTGTTTATGGTTGGCGATCCCACAAGGAGCGCCCCGGCATCCAGTATCTCGGTGGCAATGTCACTCCGGTGACATTGCCTCAGGGGCATCAGCTTGGTAACTGCTCCCCCTGCTGAGAGACCTTCACCAATTGCCCTTGCCATCATGGCTGTACTCTGCCACATCGTATCATAGGCCACTACAGCCTTATTCTTCCGCTTCTGGGCCGCCCACACCGAGTAGAGTTCAACTATTCCATCAACGTCTTTCCTCCAGATCGGTCCATGGTCGGGCGCTATTGTATTTATGGTGATGCCAAGGCCACCTACTCTTTCAAGAAGCTTGCTTATGAGCGGAGAAAATGGAAGAAGGATGTTCGCATAGTACTTGGCTGCCTCGTAGTCAAGAACTGTCTGGTCAATCTCATCAGAGAATCTCTGGCTGGAGGCCAGATGCATACCAAAACCATCCTGGGAGAAAAGAAGGTTGTCCTCTGCTAGAT contains these protein-coding regions:
- a CDS encoding ferredoxin:glutaredoxin reductase gives rise to the protein MSSTDISAEEVDRLYERLNKEAEEGGYHLNPDVEFAKDLIRGILTNEKRYGYWGCPCRLACGRKEEDLDIICPCDYRDTDLSEHGMCYCALYVSEAVEKGEKELTGSIPERRRPAKERKKAKSEHPRKSVSSLPLPVWRCKVCGYLCAREEPPEVCPVCKAKKERFERFM
- a CDS encoding glutaredoxin family protein, with the translated sequence MRMTHAKGNKMGKVVLYALSTCGWCRKTKRLLDKMGIEYSYVDVDLLEDKEEDEVMKEIERWNPKCSFPTVVVNNEKCIVGFNEEKIKKAVGYE
- a CDS encoding nitroreductase; this translates as MDVKEAISKRRAYRSLEETKITEELVRDLAECASLSASCFNNQPWRLIFVYDKEMLKKMREALSKGNEWAHYGSMIIAVFSREDLDCNIKDRHYYLFDTGMATAFVILRATELGLVAHPIAGYSQKKAKEILRIPEDMRLIALLIVGKRSDEIRDVLSEKQVEAEGKRPERLPFEKFAFINMYKEE
- a CDS encoding redoxin domain-containing protein yields the protein MMYSHFWWEAGRVKVLRRRDRSQPVFLRAWAETLGIKNTRLLCDFWPHGEVAGLYSIFREKEGFSERANIIIDETQKVVFFKVYEIRVLPDIHEIVDFLKSMNRT
- a CDS encoding DUF302 domain-containing protein, with protein sequence MSYHFSKKLNLSFEEVVARVTEELKKEGFGILTQIDVKETLKKKLNADFRKYIILGACNPPFAYKALQLEDKIGLMLPCNVIVQERGEGAVEVSAVDPVASMQAVDNQKLREVAREVREKLKVIVNRL
- a CDS encoding High molecular weight rubredoxin — encoded protein: MDLKALFDLSYGLYVVCSHSDEKLNGQIANAVFQVTAEPPRLAVSISKNNLTHEYISNSGVFSISVLDVSTPMEFIGLFGFRSGRDVDKLSQVGYEKGTTGCPCVMDNALSMIEARMIGQLDAGSHTIFLGEVVSARVLQGGTPLTYADYHQIKKGKAPKNAPTYRGGVEEKEEKPEGAGTGMKKFVCDVCGYVYDPAQGDPEHGVAAGTAFEDLPDDWVCPVCGAGKGQFSPQD
- a CDS encoding FprA family A-type flavoprotein, translated to MDESFKALKISEHVYWVGAIDWAVRDFHGYLTSRGTTYNAYLILADKITLIDTVKAPFHSELMSRISSVIDPGKIDYIISNHSEMDHSGCLPPVIETVKPEKVFASPMGVKALSEHFQMEREILALKDGDSLSLGNLNLSFVETRMVHWPDSMFTYLAEDNLLFSQDGFGMHLASSQRFSDEIDQTVLDYEAAKYYANILLPFSPLISKLLERVGGLGITINTIAPDHGPIWRKDVDGIVELYSVWAAQKRKNKAVVAYDTMWQSTAMMARAIGEGLSAGGAVTKLMPLRQCHRSDIATEILDAGALLVGSPTINNNMFPTVADLLAYLRGLKPKNMIGSAFGSYGWSGEAVAQVKEILTAMKVELIGDGLKVKYVPDGHALADCYSFGLQVAEKLRRLAGSE